One genomic window of Medicago truncatula cultivar Jemalong A17 chromosome 1, MtrunA17r5.0-ANR, whole genome shotgun sequence includes the following:
- the LOC25484819 gene encoding agamous-like MADS-box protein AGL80, which translates to MTRRKVKLAFISDNAARKASFNKRKKGLIKKVTELTTLCDIPACAIISSPFGSQMEVWPNPEEAKKVIERYQSYSLIDENKNVSHERYIMQMIAKGRDKLKKLKHDNREQELNLSMLRNLKNNNLYEDLTAEELKDLAKRVDKKLKEVDGKIDTLD; encoded by the coding sequence ATGACGAGAAGGAAGGTGAAACTTGCCTTTATCTCTGATAACGCGGCAAGGAAGGCAAGCTTCAATAAAAGAAAGAAGGGTCTCATAAAGAAGGTAACTGAACTGACAACACTTTGTGATATTCCGGCTTGTGCTATAATTTCCAGTCCTTTTGGTTCTCAGATGGAGGTTTGGCCGAATCCAGAAGAAGCCAAGAAGGTAATTGAGAGGTATCAAAGTTATTCTTTGATAGACGAAAACAAGAATGTGAGCCATGAAAGATACATTATGCAGATGATTGCTAAAGGAAGGGATAAACTAAAAAAGTTGAAGCATGACAATCGTGAGCAAGAGCTGAATCTTTCTATGCTACGGAActtgaaaaacaacaatttgtaTGAAGACCTAACTGCTGAAGAACTGAAAGATCTTGCTAAGCGTGTTGATAAGAAGTTGAAGGAGGTTGATGGCAAGATTGATACACTTGATTGA